TGCCGGCGACGCCGAGCACGTTGGCCTGGCCGCCGAGCCGTCCTTCAGTGCCGACCTCGCGCGCGACGCGCGTCACTTCGCCGGCGAAGGCGTTGAGCTGGTCGACCATCGTGTTCAGCGTTTCCTTCAGCTGAAGGATCTCGCCCGACACGTTCACCGTGATCTTCTTGGAGAGGTCGCCGCCGGCGATCGCGGTGGCGACGTCGGCGATGTTGCGGACCTGTGCGGTCAGGTTCGACGCCATGAAGTTGACGTTGTCGGTGAGGTCCTTCCATGTGCCGGCCACGCCCGGCACCTGGGCCTGGCCGCCGAGCTTGCCCTCGGTGCCGACCTCGCGCGCGACGCGCGTCACTTCCGAGGCGAACGAGTTGAGCTGGTCCACCATGGTGTTGATGGTGTCCTTCAGCTCCAGGATTTCGCCGCGCACGTCCACGGTGATCTTGCGCGACAGGTCGCCGCGCGCCACGGCCGTCGTCACGTTGGCGATGTTGCGCACCTGCGCGGTCAGGTTGCCGCACATCGCGTTGACGGAATCGGTGAGGTCCTTCCAGGTGCCGGCGACGCCGGGCACGATCGCCTGTCCGCCGAGCTTGCCGTCGGTGCCGACCTCGCGCGCCACGCGCGTCACTTCGGAGGCGAAGGAGCGCAGCTGGTCGACCATCGTGTTGATGGCTTCCTTGAGCTGGAGGATCTCGCCGCGGACGTCGACGGTGATCTTCTTCGACAAGTCGCCGTTGGCGACCGCGATCGTCACCTCGGCGATGTTGCGAACCTGGTTGGTTAGGTTGTTCGCCATCGAGTTGACGCTCTCGGTCAGGTCCTTCCAGACGCCGGTCACCTCCGGCACCTGGGCCTGGCCGCCGAGCTTGCCCTCGGTGCCGACCTCGCGCGCCACGCGCGTCACCTCGGAGGTGAACACGCCGAGCTGCTTGATCATGGTGTTGACGATGTTGGCCGACTGCAGGAATTCACCCCGCAGCGGCCGGCCGTCGACGTCGAGCTTGACGGTCTGGAGCAGGTCGCCTTGCGCCACCGCCGCGACCGCCCGCGTCACCTCGCGGGTCGGCCACAGCAAATCGTCGATCAGCGTATTGACGGAGCCTTCCATGTCGGCCCAGGAGCCGGAGGCGAGGCCGAACTTGACGCGCTGGCGAGTCTTGCCCTCGCGCCCCACCACCTGGCCGACCAGCTCGAGCTGTTGCGCCATGCGCTGGTTGGCCGCGATGATTTCATTAAAAGTGTCGGCAATCTTGCCGTCGATGCCAAGATAATCGCCGCTCATCCGCACCGAGAAGTCGCCGCTGCGCATCGCCTGCAGGGCGAGCAGCAATTCCGCCCGGGAATCTGGGTCCGACATATCGCTGTTTTTTGGCTTTGGGACGCGACGACCGGAGCGTGATGCAGTTCCGGGATCGAGGTCGCTCATACTTGATTCCCCCGCAGGCGTCGGCCGAATCCAAGGCGTGACGCGTTCAGTCAAAATAGAGCGTCAGCCTAATTCGAAATCAAGCGCCAAGGTGCGGCGCGAGAATGTGGAACCTGCTTTGCTCAGCCCGATGTCAGTAACGTCCATCCCCCCGAATTGGTTCCATGCCAGGTCCAGAGATTTGGCCTCCGCCCGGCGGCCCGATACCCTTCGGAACGGAGCTGCGGCCCTGCGGTTACCCAGCAGGACAGGAGGACGCAAATGAAAGCTGGATTGGCTGCCATCATCGCCGTGTTGTTTGCCGGATCGGCCCTCGCCCAGGGCGGCGAGCCCAGCGGTCGTGGGGCCGTGACCGGCGATCCAGCCGCAAGCTCGGCGACCCCCCGTGCCGATACGCCGACCACGGGTACGGCCAACCGGTCGAACCCCAGCGGCAGCGGCACTTCGACCTCGGGCGGGAAGGACGACAATAGGGATGGAGGCCGGGACAAGATGCCGGAGAGCAACCGGACAGTGCTTCCGGAGAGTCAGCAACGTCCGAAGTAGGAGAGCGGACTACTTGTCCGCCATGGTGCGCTCGGCGGCCTTGACCTGTGCGCGCAGCAGAGGCAGCTGTTCGCGCGCGAAGGCTGCAAGCGCGGCATTGTCGGGCGCCTTCAGGTAGCGTTCGAGCAACTCAATGGTCGCTTCATATTCGGGAATCTGCGAGGCGTAAAAGCTTCTGACGTAGGTGGGTCCGTCCGAAGTTTCAGGCTCGACGAGGCTCGCGCTGGCCGACGCCGTCTTGCTGACGCGGGGTTCCGCACCGATCGTCTCTTGGATGTGTTTCAGCGCCTTGTCGCGCTTGGCCGCTTCCTCGGCGCGCAATGCGGCAAGATTCTTGACCTCCGCATTGCCCTTCAGGTCGGTGCTTTCCAACAGGCCCTGCTGGAAGCGGCTGAAGGCATAGAGGCCGCTGATGACGTCGGTTGCGCTCGGCGGCGTGCGGTCGCCAAGCTTACGGTCGCCCGTGCTGTCGGCAAGCGCTGCGGTGCTGATGGATGCCAGGATGATCGCGACAAAGATTCGCATCGATGCCAACGAACGATGGCACGCCAAGTTCCCGAACGTTACGATGTCGTAAGGGCATTGCGACCACGGAGTTCCGTCCCCACGTCTTTCTGCATGAAACAGTCTGACATTTTCAGGGATAACGCCGACAACTGTCTTCAGCTCGCCGAGCGAGCTGAAGGGCAACCCGCTTACAAACGCTATTCGCGTATGGCGGACGCCTGGACGGCGCTTGCGAAGGAACAGGATTGGCTGGACGGGGAAATCCCGCCGCTCACGGTCCATCTCCCCCAGAAGCAGGACAGGTAGGCGCCTGTGGAGCCGTGTGTGAATCCGCGCACGGAATGCAAAAGACCGGTCCAGGATCATCCGTGAACGGTCCATCGCATTGATGTTCGATTCCAGAAGGAGGTTTGCAATGGCTCCACGTCTGGCTCTTGTGTCACTGATCCTCGCTTTTGGCGTTTCGGTCGCGTTCGCGACGGTCACGACAGTACGGCAGGTGCATCTGGAAAAGGCATCGGCCGCGGTCCACGCGGCCCACAGTTAGCGGCGGTCTTGATGCGCCGGAACAATCGACGGGCCTGCGCGTAACGCTTCGAACATCAAGAGAGGCGAGAGCAGATCATGGCCCATTCCGACCACGGTATCGTCAAGGACAAGCGGGCGGAGGAGCAGCCGCGCGATAAGCAGCGTGCGCAATCTGTGCACAAGACCGATCCCAAGGGCTCCCCCACGCGGGAGGCGACGCGCGATCCCAAGCTGAACGATGAGAGCAAGACGCCGGGTTCCGGTGCGATGCCTGACGGATCAAGCGACGCTACGGGGTAGCCGTCACGCGGAACGAATCCCCGCGCGAAGAGTCGACGGATTGCTTCCGGTTGTCATGCCCCCGGTGCGCCGGAAGCAATCTCCAAGGACGGCCTCGGCACCCTGTGCCGGGGCCGTTTGCTTGGGCGAACGGCTCTGCGGATTACTTCTCGGCCTCGCCCTCTGAATCTCCCTGGGTGTGTCCGTCGGGTCCGCGGCCGAATACGCCAAAACTGCTGGACTTCACGCCGGCTGCCGCATCGACGCCCGCCGCAGCCAGCCCGAATTTGAGCAGTTCGCGCACCGCGGCAGCTCGCGTCGGCATGCGATGCTTGAATCGAAAATCATCGATGGCGGCCAGCTCTTCCGGCGAGAGCATGACCTGCAGGCGCTCGGCGCGAAGGTCGTTCATGGTCGATCACGCGAATTGAGCAGGTTGAGTAACTTACTCAACCTGCGAGCTCCGAGCAAGTTCCACAAGTAGCGGAGGAATCCCTAAGTGAGTAGGAAATACAAATAAAATCAACGTGTTATGGTTGAACGTCTCGTGCGCTGGTGCATTTCCGTGGAAAGGGAGAAAGGCCATGACGGACGACGTCAGGTTACCCCGCAAACTTTCCGAAGAGGCGGAAACGCCGAAGCCGGTACGTCCGAGCCATCAGAAGGTCATTGAGGACATCGAGCGTTGGGCGAACAGCCCGGGCCTGCAGCCACCGAGGACGGACGATACGAAGACGCTCTGAGCCACACACATTCGAGCAACGCCTCGACGCCCCAAGACAGCGGCTCCAGCATGAGATCGCGAGACTGCAGGACGGGCAGCAACGCGTCGTTGCGCGCCTCGAACAGCTCCAGACCGCCGCCGAGATGTACGACTTCCTGATGCTGCGACAGAAGCTTTCAGCTCCGCGCTGGTCGTGGCCCATGTTGGGCCGGTGCGTGGCCTGAGGTGGTGCGAAGCTTCCGCCGCAGCCACCATGCCGACACCGATACCAGGGTCCAGGCTAGGATGGCGGCGGCGAAGGCTCCGATGATGCTCGTCGATACCACGATGTAGAACGTCGCCGCGAACGCGGCGAGGCCGATGCTTCCGAGACTGGCGCCCGCTGCGTCCAATGCCGCGGCCTGTTGTCCGCGTCTTCGCCCGCTGAGGCCGGCTTTCTCCTTGGCCCGGCGCTCATGACTTTCGATCAGCGTCGCGCTGGCGCAGAAGATGGCGGGAAGCGCGAGAAACAGTCCTCCGATCGCGACGCCGAAATGGCTACCGATGAGTCCTGTCGCGACAGTCGCAACGCCGCCGAGAGCGAAACGCACCGCGTATTCGTACCAATGCGTCTGCTTGAGCGCGGCTGGCGACAGCTTGATCAGCATCAGGCGGCCCCTCCGAAACCGGTGAGCAGGCCGAAGGCGACAGCAAGCCAAACGACAAATGCAAGGATGGTCGCCGCCAGCGCCCCGAGACGAAATCTCATCAGAAGATGGCAGACGACGACGCTGTAGCAGCCAAGGGCGACCGCGCCATAGATCATGGTCCAGCTCTCGGCCGCGGCATAGTGCGGGCCGTGCTGAACGACCGCGATGCCAAGCGTGGCGAGAGCGACCGACGGCGCGGCGCCGAGCAGCCCGCCAAAGCTCTTGGGCTTCAGCATGTCGCCGACGATCGCGAACATGGAGACGATCAGGCCACCGGCAACGAAACGCACGAGATACTCCGTCATGGCCGTGCCCGCTGCCGCGACCCTGCCAGCGTGAACGGCCTGATGGCTCGCTCGACGATGACGCCGAGAGTGAAGCCCGCCACCACATCGCTGGCCCAATGCGCGAGTAGCGCCACGCGCGTCAATGACAACGTCACGGCGATGGAGCGTGCCAGGCGGCGCGAGGCCGGTGGCAACAGGCCGGCGGCTGAGGCGAGGGCGCCCATGTGCACGGCGTGGCCCGAGGGAAACGCGTCGCGGGGGCGCCCCGAATAGGGAACGCCGCGCCCGTGCCCGCTCGCGGTGAGTCGGTCCGGCCTCGTCTGGTCGAACACGGACTTCAGGATATGCGGCAGCACCGCTGTCGCGAGCGATACTACCAGGACGTGATCGGCGATGCGACGGTTCTGCGGACGCCGCAGTCGGGTATAGAGCCATCCCACCGTTGCCAGCGCGACCAGCACATGCTCGTCGGCACCCCAGGTCATTGCCTGGGCGGCGTGCTCGACCCCCGAGTTGGTATTGTGCGCGATCTCGTTTGCGATCGCCGTGTCCATCCGCGTGGGTTTGACGGTTACGAGAGCCATCGGTCAGCCGGCGATTGTTTCTCCATGACAGTTTTGTAAAAGCTGTGAGACAAAGATCGTTCCTGAGTTCGACCGCTGCCTCCGCTAAGGCTGTCCCGATCCGCCCGCCGACCCATACACTTGCCCAGTCGCATAACTTGCGTCCGACGCGGCAAGCTGCACGTAGATCGAAGCCAGCTCGACCGGCTGGCCGGGACGACCGAGGGGTGTCATGCCGCCGAATTTTTCCAGCTTCTCCATCGTGGCGCCGCCGGAGACCTGGAGCGGTGTCCAGATCGGTCCCGGCGCGACGCCATTGACGCGGATGCCCTTCGAGGCGAGCTGGCTTCGCCAACGACTTCACATAGTTCATCGTCGCCGCCTTGGTCTGCGCATAGTCGTACAGATCCGATGAGGGGTCATAAGCCTGCTCCGAAGTCGTGCCGATGATGCAGGAGCCGGGTTTGAGATGCGGCAGTGCCGCCTTGATGATCCAGAACGGCGCATAGATGTTCGTCTTCATGGTCGCGTCGAAATCCTCCGATGAGACATCGAGAATGGAGGCGCGGGTCTGCTGCCGCGCGGCATTGTTGACGAGGATGTCGAGGCCGCCGAGGCCTTGCACGGCTTGCTCGACCAGCCGCCTGCAAAAGGCTTCGTCCTTGAGGTCTCCGGGGATCGCCACTCCGGTGCGGCCTTCCTTCTTGATCAGCGCGATCACCTCCTGCGCGTCCGGCTCTTCCGCGGGCAGATAGTTGATGGCGAGATCGGCGCCTTCGCGCGCATAGGCAATCGCTGCGGCGCGGCCCATGCCGGAATCGCCGCCGGTGATCAGGGCCTTGCGGCCAGCAAGACGGCCGGAGCCCTTGTAGCTGGTCTCGCCATGATCCGGTCGCGGCTCCATCTTGCCGGCCAGACCCGGCCAGGGCTGTGACTGCTTCTTGAACGGCGGCTTCGGATAGCGGCTGACGGGATCGATCAAGGCGTGCTCGGCCATGGACGTATCTCCTTTCGCTGTAGATGCCAGCGAAGCCGCCGCGAGCGTTGCGCTCGCGGCGTGGACGACGTGCTGGCGGGACTGTGAGGTGGTGCTGGGATCGACATCGTGCCCTCCGCGATGGTCGAGGCTCAATGCGCGGAGGCGGCAGTCGTTGCTCAACGAAGGACGCCGGCGCGCCGGCGTCCCTTCAGCAATGCGTTACTTGGTCTGACCGACACTCGGCGCCTTGCCGAGCTCCTTGGCCATATCGAGGTGGTGCTTCAATGCTGGCACCGTCTTGCCGGCCCAATCCTTCAGCGCGGCGTTGTCGCCGCCCTTGGCGTAACGCTCGAACAGCGAGACGGCGTCCTCATGGGCGCTGACCTGGTAGGAATTGTAGTCCGAGCTGAAGTCCTTGCCGGTCGCGCTCTTGAGCTTGTCGATTTTGCTCTGATGGGAGCTGTCGAGTGCCGTCGGCAAGGTCGCTTGTACCTTGCCGTCACTTACCAGCTTCTTGAGCTCGGCGCTGGTCTTGGTGTGATCAGTCACCATCTGCTGCGCGAAGCTCTTCTCCTGCGCGTTGCCCTTCTGCTCGGCGAGCCTGCTCGATTCGATCTCGAACATGTCGCTGATGGCCACCTGCTTGACGAAGTCGGCGGTGCTTGGCGCGACGCCGAGCGCCGAATTGACGCCGGTCTTTTCGCCCAGGGATTGCGCCAATGCCGGGCCTGCGAGAAGCATGCACGCGATGGCGATGATGGTTCGTTTCATGGTCCGGTCCCTTCACTAGTCGCGCGGCAGTTGCCGCGCCGTGTTGCGCCGATCAACCCGCGGCAAAGGCCGAGGTTCCTAACGACTAGGGTCTGTACCTAAATAGCGCCACGTGATTCTCTTGCCTACGTGTTGATTCGGGGGCGAGAGAATGCGCGCTGGTTTGTTTTGGCTGAACGACAGGCAATGGGCGCGTATCGAACCGCATCTGCCGAGGGGACTGACGGGGCCGGATCGGGACGACGACCGACGCATCGTCAGCGGCATCATTCACATGCTGCAATCGGGTGCACGATGGCGTGATTGTCCACGTGAATACGGCCCTTACACGACGATCTACAATCG
This genomic stretch from Bradyrhizobium daqingense harbors:
- a CDS encoding DUF4142 domain-containing protein, whose product is MRIFVAIILASISTAALADSTGDRKLGDRTPPSATDVISGLYAFSRFQQGLLESTDLKGNAEVKNLAALRAEEAAKRDKALKHIQETIGAEPRVSKTASASASLVEPETSDGPTYVRSFYASQIPEYEATIELLERYLKAPDNAALAAFAREQLPLLRAQVKAAERTMADK
- a CDS encoding DUF3147 family protein, with the protein product MTEYLVRFVAGGLIVSMFAIVGDMLKPKSFGGLLGAAPSVALATLGIAVVQHGPHYAAAESWTMIYGAVALGCYSVVVCHLLMRFRLGALAATILAFVVWLAVAFGLLTGFGGAA
- a CDS encoding phosphatase PAP2 family protein, which produces MALVTVKPTRMDTAIANEIAHNTNSGVEHAAQAMTWGADEHVLVALATVGWLYTRLRRPQNRRIADHVLVVSLATAVLPHILKSVFDQTRPDRLTASGHGRGVPYSGRPRDAFPSGHAVHMGALASAAGLLPPASRRLARSIAVTLSLTRVALLAHWASDVVAGFTLGVIVERAIRPFTLAGSRQRARP
- a CDS encoding DUF4142 domain-containing protein; this encodes MKRTIIAIACMLLAGPALAQSLGEKTGVNSALGVAPSTADFVKQVAISDMFEIESSRLAEQKGNAQEKSFAQQMVTDHTKTSAELKKLVSDGKVQATLPTALDSSHQSKIDKLKSATGKDFSSDYNSYQVSAHEDAVSLFERYAKGGDNAALKDWAGKTVPALKHHLDMAKELGKAPSVGQTK